The genomic DNA GCCGTTCAGTAATACAGGCTGCAGATAAGCGGGAGCCCTCTACATGATTCCTGGAGGCACCGTGTGGCTGCAACCTGTAACTGGTTTTAGGGTGGAAATGCATCAGTGCGGCGGCCACTGCACAGTGTTACTGCCAGGACACAGCCCTGAATACAGCGGGGCAGGTGACAGCGGCTTAAAGCTGTGACAGCGAGCGGACAGAACGCTGCCGTGCTTGCAACTTGGATATAAACCGCAAGGGCGCCAGAGCCCGGTGCTGTCACTTACACAGCAAGAGAGGGGGCCGGGCCCCCGGGGGCTGCGGCCCAGCTCTGCGCCGGGATGGCCCGGGAACGGCCGCAggcgcgggggctgcgggcaggggaACGGGCAGGCTCTGGGCAGGGGAACGGGCAGTGCTGCGGGCAGGCTCTGGGCAATGCTGCGGGCAGGGCAGCGGGCAGGCTCTGGGCAGGGCAGCGGGCAGGGGAACGGGCAGGCTCTGGGCAATGCTCCGGGCAGTGCAGCGGGCACGTCTGGCTGGCCCTGCCCGGCGCAGGGGATGCCCACATCCAGCGCCTGCGAGCGGGACCGGCCAGCCGCCCATGCCGTGGGCAGCAGCAAAGGCGCCCGGCGTTCCCCGCCGTCTCTGCGGGGAAGGGAGCGCAGTCCGCGGCAGAGCACGGAGCCGCAGGCGGCGGCGGGCCGATCCGCGAGCGGGAGTGGCTGCGCTCCGCGGAGCTCCAGCCCGGTCAAGCAATGGAGCCCCCGGCACGGCCCCCGCGCCCGGGCGACCcggcggggctgcggctgcggcTCCCGGCACCGCCCACGGGCCCCGCGCACTGCGGGGAAGCCCTCGCGGCCGCGCACGCGCATTGCGGCCGCACTGCGTCGCCGGTACCGCCTGGCCCGGCGCCAGGGGAGTCCCGCtccggcagcggggccgcccgggcggggcggagcggcggcCGCGTCGAGCGCCTATTTATAGCGCGGGAGGCTCCCCTGGCCCGGGGAGTGCTCTCTCGCGGCTTCGCGCCGTGCGTGCCGCCTCGGGCGGACAGCCCGGGCTCCGTGCGGAGCCGGTGCGGGGGACAGCCCGTGTCGGAGGGGCGGGCGGGAGCTGCGGCTGCGCCAAGGGACAGCCCCGAGCGCTGTCACTTTCCGTCGCGCCATAGTCAATGGCGGCGGCCATGCGGTCCCCGGGGCCCTGGTGTCCGCAGTGCCCCGTTCTCCGTGCGGGCGGGAGGCGCGGAGGGCCCGGGTCTGCCCCGGTGTGGCGCCGCGGGCAGAGGTGCTCCGCTCTCGGCGGGAGCGGGCGGAGCAGGGCGCTCCCGGCGCCCTCCGGAGATCCCCGGGCCCGGCAGCCCCCGCCCAGGGCGCGCTGCCAGCGCTCAGAAAACTCCTCCGCACCGGGGCTGCCGCGCGTGCGGCGCTGCTGACCGCCAGCCGCCGCGGAGAGAGGGGCGCGGGTAGCGGAGCTGAGTACACGGGCCGGGGGCGAACGGCGGCTCTGCCCGCGGGACCGCGGCGGTGCCGGGAGCTCCCCAGACCCgcccgggcagcagcagcgcgCTCCCGAGGGCCGGGGCCTCCGCGCGCTCCCGTGCCCCGGGGGCGGGCGCGCGGCCCGGCGGCAACCTGGCTCCCGCGCGCGGGctccccgcgccccccgcccgggGCCGGAATCGCCATATAAGGAGCGGGAAGCCTCCGCCGGAACCAAGACTTATAAGGCTGTTTCCTAATATGGAAAGTGCGGCGGGGCTtccggcgggcgggcgggggcgggctGCGGCCGGAGACCCCGCGCCCCGGGGCTGGCGGCGCTGCGGCGGCTGCGGTGGCGATGCCCACAGCGGGGGACAGTCCCGCAACGGGCGCGGGGCTCCcggcccggggcgggcggggcccCCACGGCCCGGCTTTCCCCGGTGCCAGCCGCTGACGCCAGGCGGGGTCCTCCAGCCCGCGTCCATATAAGGGCTTCCTCCTTTCCATATATGGCCATGTACGTCAGGGCCGGGGCGGGCCGCGCCGGTGGGACCCGATATATAGAGGCGGCtccggggcgggcggggagccTAGCGCTTCCAGCGGGCAGCGCCGGGGGAGCCCCGGGCGGGCGGGCGAAGGGGGAGCCGAGCACTTGCAGCCGACAGCGCCGGGGGAACCGCGGCGCGGGGCTCGCAGCAAGCGACGGCCCGTCCGCCGGGCCCGCGGCGGCGGAGCAACCGGCCGTCAGAGCCCCGGCCCGGCGCCCTCATGGCCGCGGCCAAGGCAGAGATGCAGCTCCTGCCCCCGCTGCAGATCTCCGACCCGTTCGGCGCCTTCCCGCACTCGCCCCCCGCCATGGACACTCACTATCCCAAACTGGAGGAGATGATGCTGCTCAGCGGCGGGGGCCCGCAGTTCCTCGCCCCGCCCGGGGCGCCCGAGAGCGCTGGCTTCGGCGCCTCCGGGGAGTCCGGGGAGCAGCACTTCGAACACCTGGCGGCAGGTAAGGGCGCCGGCCTCGCCCGGGCAGGCGGGGAGTCCCGGTCCGTCGCGGGGTCAGAGGCGCCTGCGGGGGATCCGCGCTGCAGAGGCGCCTCCGTCCCGGCGGCTGCGCGGGGGGATTCTCCGGTGTGCGTCAGCGGCTCCGGGCTCGCTGCTGCTGGAGACCCGCCAGCGCCGCTGCAATATGTTACGCTCAATTATTAATTACCCAGAGCACGGATCTGGGGCTGCGCTGCGCGGGGATGGCTCGCGAAacgctggcagcagctgcagtggctGCTGGAAGTAATAGCTATTCCTCTTTTCAGACACTTTTCCCGAGATCTCCCTGAACAACGAGAAAGCCCTGCCAGAAACCAGCTACCCCAACCAAACGACGCGCCTGCCACCGATAACCTACACGGGCCGCTTTTCCCTAGAGCCGGCCCccaacagcagcaacacctTGTGGCCAGAGCCCCTCTTCAGTCTCGTCAGCGGGCTGGTGGGCATGGCCAACGCGCCTCCCACCTCTACGCCTTCTTCATCATCACCATCCTCCTCCTCGCAGAGCCCCTCTCTGAGCTGCTCTGTCCAAGCCAGCGAGAACAGCCCAATTTATTCAGCTGCGCCAACTTTTCCCAGTTCCAGCTCTGACATTTTCCCTGAACCGCAGACCCAGTCCTTTCCCAACCCCTCTGGAGCCCCTATCCAGTACCCACCTCCAGCTTATCCGACTGCTAAAACCAGCTTTCAGGTGCCAATGATCCCCGATTACCTGTTCCCTCAGCAACAGGGGGAGCTCAGTCTTGTTCCGGCTGATCAGaagcccttcccagccctggaAACCAGAGCCCAGCAGCCTTCCCTCACGCCGCTGTCCACTATTAAGGCGTTTGCTACTCAGACTGGCTCCCAAGAGTTGAAGACCCTCAACACTAACTATCAGTCCCAGCTGATCAAGCCCAGCAGGATGAGGAAATACCCAAACCGTCCCAGCAAGACCCCTCCTCATGAGCGACCCTATGCCTGCCCAGTGGAGTCCTGTGACCGCAGGTTTTCGCGGTCCGATGAGCTAACACGGCACATCCGCATCCACACGGGACAGAAACCTTTCCAGTGCCG from Columba livia isolate bColLiv1 breed racing homer chromosome 14, bColLiv1.pat.W.v2, whole genome shotgun sequence includes the following:
- the EGR1 gene encoding early growth response protein 1 codes for the protein MAAAKAEMQLLPPLQISDPFGAFPHSPPAMDTHYPKLEEMMLLSGGGPQFLAPPGAPESAGFGASGESGEQHFEHLAADTFPEISLNNEKALPETSYPNQTTRLPPITYTGRFSLEPAPNSSNTLWPEPLFSLVSGLVGMANAPPTSTPSSSSPSSSSQSPSLSCSVQASENSPIYSAAPTFPSSSSDIFPEPQTQSFPNPSGAPIQYPPPAYPTAKTSFQVPMIPDYLFPQQQGELSLVPADQKPFPALETRAQQPSLTPLSTIKAFATQTGSQELKTLNTNYQSQLIKPSRMRKYPNRPSKTPPHERPYACPVESCDRRFSRSDELTRHIRIHTGQKPFQCRICMRNFSRSDHLTTHIRTHTGEKPFACDICGRKFARSDERKRHTKIHLRQKDKKVEKAAPVSTASPVPAYSSSVTASYPSSIATTYPSPVRTAYSSPAPSSYPSPAHTTFPSPSIATTYPSGTATFQTQVATSFSSPGVTNNFSSQVTSALSDMTSAFSPRTTEIC